Proteins encoded by one window of Lathyrus oleraceus cultivar Zhongwan6 chromosome 1, CAAS_Psat_ZW6_1.0, whole genome shotgun sequence:
- the LOC127096106 gene encoding uncharacterized protein LOC127096106: MDPVATNMFALGNAMTKFNGLNYADWSEKIQFQLGVMNLDMALIMDEKPAAITEDSTEDEKALLEDWERSNRLSLNLMRMTMADNVKPSIPNTENAGIPFDPNHKRK, translated from the exons ATGGATCCGG TTGCTACTAATATGTTTGCCTTGGGCAACGCAATGACAAAGTTCAATGGGCTAAACTATGCTGATTGGTCTGAAAAGATTCAGTTTCAACTGGGTGTTATGAACTTGGATATGGCATTGATAATGGACGAGAAGCCCGCAGCCATTACGGAGGACAGTACGGAAGATGAAAAAGCTCTTCTTGAGGATTGGGAAAGGTCCAACAGGTTGTCTTTGAACTTGATGAGGATGACGATGGCTGACAATGTTAAGCCATCTATACCCAACACTGAAAATGCAGGGATTCCTTTTGATCCAAACCATAAAAGGAAGTGA